GAGCTAATCCGTGCATTCTTCTTATCATTGCAGCAGCAGCGTAACCTATCATATCTTCAAAGAATTCTGAAAAATAGTGATCTAAAAAATTATTGTCTTTGAAACTTATGTCGTTAGTTTTTTCACCCCAAAGTTTAGAAAATTTATCTGTGAACTTTTTATATATATCTCCTATTGTTATTAACAAATATTCTCTATAATCTTCAACTTTTTCTTTAGAATATTCCTTGCCTTCCCATGAGACATAGTTAATAAGAAGGTTACCAATTAATAAACCAGGATCAAAAGCAGAAGGTCCGAAAAATGAAAATTCACTATCAAAAACTTTTGTATCATTTTTACTTACAAATATAGAACCGGTATGGAGATCCCCATGTAGAAGACTTTCTGCTTTAGTCATGAATATATATTTCAGTTTAGAGGCTTCATTCCATAAATATTGCCTTTTCCAAAACTTATTTTCTAAATAAGATATTAATTCAGGATTTATCTTATTTCGAGGTGAGTTATAATATGGATCGGTAAATATTAAATCTTCGGTAATTTTGCATAAATCAGGATTTATGAATCTTCTCACCATTTCTTTTTTCTCAAGAGGATTTAAATAAAAATCTGAAGTATAAAAAATAGTATTAGCTAAAAAAGTAGAAATATGTTCTGAAAAATTAGGATATTTTTTCATTTGTAACGTTCC
This window of the Petrotoga sp. 9PWA.NaAc.5.4 genome carries:
- the mtnK gene encoding S-methyl-5-thioribose kinase, whose translation is MSYRSLNENEVENYIKEKGFFGENEKLQVKEIGDGNLNLVFKVIGDSGKSYILKQALPYVKIVGSDWPLQLNRNRLEAEAMKRQGELAPGLVPEIYYIDNELALFIMEDLSTLEVMRKGTLQMKKYPNFSEHISTFLANTIFYTSDFYLNPLEKKEMVRRFINPDLCKITEDLIFTDPYYNSPRNKINPELISYLENKFWKRQYLWNEASKLKYIFMTKAESLLHGDLHTGSIFVSKNDTKVFDSEFSFFGPSAFDPGLLIGNLLINYVSWEGKEYSKEKVEDYREYLLITIGDIYKKFTDKFSKLWGEKTNDISFKDNNFLDHYFSEFFEDMIGYAAAAMIRRMHGLAHNIDVDEIEDLKERSKVQIIILELATQLMMNRERFKVIEDVISYVKSIIF